A genomic segment from Nicotiana sylvestris chromosome 1, ASM39365v2, whole genome shotgun sequence encodes:
- the LOC104224202 gene encoding upstream activation factor subunit UAF30-like isoform X2 → MVSDSVLVDRLREILKVSDLETTTAGSVRRKLEEEFGVDLNDRKAFIRDQIDLFLRTHVEETPNDDVQEVEQEQETENVKEEENDDSCSQEEENETDTGAKEKARSEKMNGEAKKKGGFNKPCALSPQLQKLVGESELGRPEVVKKIWAYIREKNLQNPQNKRKILCDEVLSEIFRAKTIDMFQMNKVLSKHIWPIDEEDGSFPLTHAASQVKSSVKKRLPKQGREEALDEPKQKEKRHKGGGSGFLAPVRLSDALVKFFGIGENALTRADVIKRIWQYIKENELQDPSDKKTIICDERLKELFQVDSFHGFTVTKLLTAHFIKRED, encoded by the exons ATGGTGTCGGATTCCGTATTGGTTGATCGGCTCCGGGAAATTCTCAAAGTTTCCGACCTTGAAACTACCACCGCCGGCAGTGTTCGTCGGAAGCTTGAGGAGGAATTCGGGGTTGACTTAAATGACAGAAAAGCCTTTATCAGAGACCAAATTGACCTTTTCCTTCGAACCCATGTTGAGGAAACCCCGAACGACGACGTACAAGAAGTAGAACAAGAACAAGAAACAGAGAATGTGAAGGAAGAGGAAAATGATGATTCTTGCTCCCAAGAAGAAGAGAATGAGACTGATACAGGGGCAAAGGAGAAAGCTCG GTCTGAGAAAATGAATGGAGAAGCAAAGAAAAAAGGGGGCTTTAACAAGCCATGCGCACTTTCACCACAGCTTCAGAAATTGGTTGGCGAGTCCGAACTGGGCAGACCAGAG GTTGTTAAGAAGATTTGGGCCTATATCCGGGAGAAGAATTTACAAAACCCACAGAACAAGCGGAAAATTTTATGTGATGAAGTTTTGAGTGAAATTTTCCGGGCCAAAACAATCGACATGTTCCAGATGAACAAGGTGCTATCCAAGCACATTTGGCCCATAGATGAGGAAGATG GATCTTTTCCTTTGACTCATGCAGCCAGTCAAGTCAAATCCTCTGTGAAGAAAAGGCTACCGAAACAAGGAAGAGAAGAAG CTTTAGATGAGCCAAAGCAGAAAGAGAAAAGGCACAAAGGGGGAGGATCTGGTTTTCTTGCTCCAGTTCGGTTATCAGATGCCCTTGTAAAATTCTTTGGTATTGGTGAAAATGCATTAACTCGAGCTGATGTTATCAAGCGAATATGGCAGTATATAAAAGAAAATGAGCTGCAG GATCCATCTGATAAGAAGACAATAATCTGCGATGAAAGGTTAAAAGAACTATTTCAAGTTGATTCCTTCCATGGCTTCACAGTTACAAAGCTCTTGACTGCTCATTTTATCAAAAGAGAAGACTGA
- the LOC104224202 gene encoding upstream activation factor subunit UAF30-like isoform X1: MVSDSVLVDRLREILKVSDLETTTAGSVRRKLEEEFGVDLNDRKAFIRDQIDLFLRTHVEETPNDDVQEVEQEQETENVKEEENDDSCSQEEENETDTGAKEKARRSEKMNGEAKKKGGFNKPCALSPQLQKLVGESELGRPEVVKKIWAYIREKNLQNPQNKRKILCDEVLSEIFRAKTIDMFQMNKVLSKHIWPIDEEDGSFPLTHAASQVKSSVKKRLPKQGREEALDEPKQKEKRHKGGGSGFLAPVRLSDALVKFFGIGENALTRADVIKRIWQYIKENELQDPSDKKTIICDERLKELFQVDSFHGFTVTKLLTAHFIKRED; encoded by the exons ATGGTGTCGGATTCCGTATTGGTTGATCGGCTCCGGGAAATTCTCAAAGTTTCCGACCTTGAAACTACCACCGCCGGCAGTGTTCGTCGGAAGCTTGAGGAGGAATTCGGGGTTGACTTAAATGACAGAAAAGCCTTTATCAGAGACCAAATTGACCTTTTCCTTCGAACCCATGTTGAGGAAACCCCGAACGACGACGTACAAGAAGTAGAACAAGAACAAGAAACAGAGAATGTGAAGGAAGAGGAAAATGATGATTCTTGCTCCCAAGAAGAAGAGAATGAGACTGATACAGGGGCAAAGGAGAAAGCTCG TAGGTCTGAGAAAATGAATGGAGAAGCAAAGAAAAAAGGGGGCTTTAACAAGCCATGCGCACTTTCACCACAGCTTCAGAAATTGGTTGGCGAGTCCGAACTGGGCAGACCAGAG GTTGTTAAGAAGATTTGGGCCTATATCCGGGAGAAGAATTTACAAAACCCACAGAACAAGCGGAAAATTTTATGTGATGAAGTTTTGAGTGAAATTTTCCGGGCCAAAACAATCGACATGTTCCAGATGAACAAGGTGCTATCCAAGCACATTTGGCCCATAGATGAGGAAGATG GATCTTTTCCTTTGACTCATGCAGCCAGTCAAGTCAAATCCTCTGTGAAGAAAAGGCTACCGAAACAAGGAAGAGAAGAAG CTTTAGATGAGCCAAAGCAGAAAGAGAAAAGGCACAAAGGGGGAGGATCTGGTTTTCTTGCTCCAGTTCGGTTATCAGATGCCCTTGTAAAATTCTTTGGTATTGGTGAAAATGCATTAACTCGAGCTGATGTTATCAAGCGAATATGGCAGTATATAAAAGAAAATGAGCTGCAG GATCCATCTGATAAGAAGACAATAATCTGCGATGAAAGGTTAAAAGAACTATTTCAAGTTGATTCCTTCCATGGCTTCACAGTTACAAAGCTCTTGACTGCTCATTTTATCAAAAGAGAAGACTGA
- the LOC104224202 gene encoding upstream activation factor subunit UAF30-like isoform X3: protein MVSDSVLVDRLREILKVSDLETTTAGSVRRKLEEEFGVDLNDRKAFIRDQIDLFLRTHVEETPNDDVQEVEQEQETENVKEEENDDSCSQEEENETDTGAKEKARRSEKMNGEAKKKGGFNKPCALSPQLQKLVGESELGRPEVVKKIWAYIREKNLQNPQNKRKILCDEVLSEIFRAKTIDMFQMNKVLSKHIWPIDEEDASQVKSSVKKRLPKQGREEALDEPKQKEKRHKGGGSGFLAPVRLSDALVKFFGIGENALTRADVIKRIWQYIKENELQDPSDKKTIICDERLKELFQVDSFHGFTVTKLLTAHFIKRED from the exons ATGGTGTCGGATTCCGTATTGGTTGATCGGCTCCGGGAAATTCTCAAAGTTTCCGACCTTGAAACTACCACCGCCGGCAGTGTTCGTCGGAAGCTTGAGGAGGAATTCGGGGTTGACTTAAATGACAGAAAAGCCTTTATCAGAGACCAAATTGACCTTTTCCTTCGAACCCATGTTGAGGAAACCCCGAACGACGACGTACAAGAAGTAGAACAAGAACAAGAAACAGAGAATGTGAAGGAAGAGGAAAATGATGATTCTTGCTCCCAAGAAGAAGAGAATGAGACTGATACAGGGGCAAAGGAGAAAGCTCG TAGGTCTGAGAAAATGAATGGAGAAGCAAAGAAAAAAGGGGGCTTTAACAAGCCATGCGCACTTTCACCACAGCTTCAGAAATTGGTTGGCGAGTCCGAACTGGGCAGACCAGAG GTTGTTAAGAAGATTTGGGCCTATATCCGGGAGAAGAATTTACAAAACCCACAGAACAAGCGGAAAATTTTATGTGATGAAGTTTTGAGTGAAATTTTCCGGGCCAAAACAATCGACATGTTCCAGATGAACAAGGTGCTATCCAAGCACATTTGGCCCATAGATGAGGAAGATG CCAGTCAAGTCAAATCCTCTGTGAAGAAAAGGCTACCGAAACAAGGAAGAGAAGAAG CTTTAGATGAGCCAAAGCAGAAAGAGAAAAGGCACAAAGGGGGAGGATCTGGTTTTCTTGCTCCAGTTCGGTTATCAGATGCCCTTGTAAAATTCTTTGGTATTGGTGAAAATGCATTAACTCGAGCTGATGTTATCAAGCGAATATGGCAGTATATAAAAGAAAATGAGCTGCAG GATCCATCTGATAAGAAGACAATAATCTGCGATGAAAGGTTAAAAGAACTATTTCAAGTTGATTCCTTCCATGGCTTCACAGTTACAAAGCTCTTGACTGCTCATTTTATCAAAAGAGAAGACTGA
- the LOC104224202 gene encoding upstream activation factor subunit UAF30-like isoform X4 has protein sequence MVSDSVLVDRLREILKVSDLETTTAGSVRRKLEEEFGVDLNDRKAFIRDQIDLFLRTHVEETPNDDVQEVEQEQETENVKEEENDDSCSQEEENETDTGAKEKARSEKMNGEAKKKGGFNKPCALSPQLQKLVGESELGRPEVVKKIWAYIREKNLQNPQNKRKILCDEVLSEIFRAKTIDMFQMNKVLSKHIWPIDEEDASQVKSSVKKRLPKQGREEALDEPKQKEKRHKGGGSGFLAPVRLSDALVKFFGIGENALTRADVIKRIWQYIKENELQDPSDKKTIICDERLKELFQVDSFHGFTVTKLLTAHFIKRED, from the exons ATGGTGTCGGATTCCGTATTGGTTGATCGGCTCCGGGAAATTCTCAAAGTTTCCGACCTTGAAACTACCACCGCCGGCAGTGTTCGTCGGAAGCTTGAGGAGGAATTCGGGGTTGACTTAAATGACAGAAAAGCCTTTATCAGAGACCAAATTGACCTTTTCCTTCGAACCCATGTTGAGGAAACCCCGAACGACGACGTACAAGAAGTAGAACAAGAACAAGAAACAGAGAATGTGAAGGAAGAGGAAAATGATGATTCTTGCTCCCAAGAAGAAGAGAATGAGACTGATACAGGGGCAAAGGAGAAAGCTCG GTCTGAGAAAATGAATGGAGAAGCAAAGAAAAAAGGGGGCTTTAACAAGCCATGCGCACTTTCACCACAGCTTCAGAAATTGGTTGGCGAGTCCGAACTGGGCAGACCAGAG GTTGTTAAGAAGATTTGGGCCTATATCCGGGAGAAGAATTTACAAAACCCACAGAACAAGCGGAAAATTTTATGTGATGAAGTTTTGAGTGAAATTTTCCGGGCCAAAACAATCGACATGTTCCAGATGAACAAGGTGCTATCCAAGCACATTTGGCCCATAGATGAGGAAGATG CCAGTCAAGTCAAATCCTCTGTGAAGAAAAGGCTACCGAAACAAGGAAGAGAAGAAG CTTTAGATGAGCCAAAGCAGAAAGAGAAAAGGCACAAAGGGGGAGGATCTGGTTTTCTTGCTCCAGTTCGGTTATCAGATGCCCTTGTAAAATTCTTTGGTATTGGTGAAAATGCATTAACTCGAGCTGATGTTATCAAGCGAATATGGCAGTATATAAAAGAAAATGAGCTGCAG GATCCATCTGATAAGAAGACAATAATCTGCGATGAAAGGTTAAAAGAACTATTTCAAGTTGATTCCTTCCATGGCTTCACAGTTACAAAGCTCTTGACTGCTCATTTTATCAAAAGAGAAGACTGA